From Bacteroidota bacterium, one genomic window encodes:
- a CDS encoding tetratricopeptide repeat protein, whose amino-acid sequence MAEKPQDQDFIVTEAIGKTEHFIDQNKKSLGIIIAALIVAVGGYLFYQRVYVAGKETDAQKELFRAEEYFKNDSLKLAINGDGNHPGLEEIVNEYSVSPSGNLARYYLGMAYMKQKEYDKAIDMLKSYDVKDEVTGSIVLGAIGDAYMELKNTEEAATYYEKASKENPNTFTTPIMLMKWASALESKGNYKGAIDVYEHLKKDYPSSPEGAQIDKYIARANSLAGN is encoded by the coding sequence ATGGCAGAAAAACCACAAGATCAAGACTTTATCGTTACCGAAGCGATCGGAAAAACGGAGCATTTCATTGATCAGAACAAGAAAAGTCTGGGAATCATCATCGCCGCCCTTATTGTGGCAGTTGGTGGCTACCTTTTCTATCAACGGGTTTACGTTGCCGGAAAAGAAACCGATGCACAAAAGGAACTTTTCCGTGCTGAAGAATATTTCAAAAATGATTCTCTCAAACTTGCTATCAATGGCGATGGCAACCACCCGGGTCTCGAAGAAATCGTGAACGAATACAGCGTAAGTCCATCCGGTAACCTTGCTCGTTACTATCTGGGTATGGCTTACATGAAACAGAAAGAATACGATAAGGCAATCGACATGCTGAAAAGCTATGATGTGAAAGACGAAGTGACTGGTTCGATTGTACTTGGCGCTATCGGTGATGCATACATGGAATTAAAAAATACTGAAGAAGCTGCCACTTATTATGAGAAAGCTTCAAAAGAAAATCCAAATACATTCACCACTCCAATCATGCTGATGAAATGGGCAAGCGCTCTTGAATCAAAAGGAAATTACAAAGGAGCTATTGATGTGTATGAACATCTCAAAAAGGACTACCCTTCTTCACCGGAAGGAGCTCAGATAGATAAATACATTGCCCGGGCAAATTCTCTCGCTGGCAACTAA
- a CDS encoding 6,7-dimethyl-8-ribityllumazine synthase, with translation MSTAHKNLSEFELANTPSASGMRIAVVVSEWNTEITEALFTGVRDCLLELGCSPSDILRKSVPGSYELVISAQWMAETHQPDAVICLGCVIQGETRHFDFICDAVANGLMNLGIKFSLPFIFGVLTPNTMQQAQDRAGGKHGNKGVEAAVTAVKMIALKRELKNA, from the coding sequence ATGTCTACTGCACATAAAAATCTCAGCGAGTTCGAACTGGCCAATACTCCTTCCGCATCAGGAATGCGTATTGCCGTTGTTGTATCCGAATGGAATACTGAAATCACAGAAGCCCTATTTACCGGTGTTCGTGACTGCCTGCTCGAATTGGGTTGCTCCCCTTCTGATATTCTCAGGAAGTCCGTTCCCGGGAGTTATGAGTTGGTCATCAGTGCACAGTGGATGGCTGAAACCCATCAACCCGACGCGGTGATTTGTCTGGGTTGTGTGATCCAGGGTGAAACCAGGCATTTTGATTTCATTTGTGACGCTGTTGCGAATGGCTTGATGAACCTCGGGATAAAATTTTCCCTCCCTTTTATTTTTGGCGTATTAACACCAAACACCATGCAGCAGGCTCAGGACAGAGCCGGTGGTAAACATGGCAATAAAGGTGTAGAAGCAGCGGTTACCGCTGTTAAAATGATCGCCCTGAAGAGAGAATTGAAGAATGCCTGA
- a CDS encoding redoxin domain-containing protein, whose amino-acid sequence MMLLRANRTILLFSLLLMTASSGHAQTDASGYSVPAIGSKAMNIEGKDLQGKEISLFSLKENYLVLFFYETSCHFCEAIFPEMKLNYPTWKENGLEVYSIPVNRDYEGWKLLSKEQNFPWINVIDTIHLDSLKSVYKISVSPTIFILDKSRNIVSSRLVRPDGINEWLEQNLQIHLPNQNEQH is encoded by the coding sequence ATGATGCTTTTGAGAGCGAATCGAACCATCCTGCTTTTTTCATTGCTGCTCATGACTGCTTCGTCAGGTCATGCTCAAACCGATGCGAGCGGATACTCAGTTCCTGCTATCGGCAGTAAGGCGATGAATATTGAGGGAAAAGATCTTCAGGGAAAAGAAATATCATTGTTCTCTCTCAAAGAGAATTATCTCGTGTTGTTTTTTTACGAGACCTCTTGTCACTTTTGTGAAGCGATTTTTCCGGAAATGAAATTGAATTATCCGACATGGAAGGAAAATGGTCTGGAAGTTTATTCTATCCCTGTAAATCGTGATTATGAAGGCTGGAAATTACTTTCCAAGGAGCAAAATTTCCCCTGGATCAATGTGATAGATACCATTCATCTGGATAGTCTGAAATCCGTTTATAAAATTTCTGTTTCTCCGACAATCTTTATTCTGGACAAAAGCCGGAACATCGTTTCATCAAGACTTGTAAGGCCTGATGGAATCAACGAATGGCTGGAACAAAATCTTCAAATACATCTCCCGAATCAAAATGAACAACATTAA
- a CDS encoding hydroxymethylglutaryl-CoA lyase — protein sequence MNNIKLIECPRDAMQGWETFIPTAQKVNYLNSLLKVGFHTLDFGSFVSPKAIPQLRDTAEVLSALDLSATKTKLLAIVANLRGAEQAVSYDEITYLGFPFSVSEEFQKRNTNSTIQESLSRVEEIQKLCLQKNKNLVIYISMGFGNPYGEPWNPEIVIQWVRKLAGMGIKIIALSDTVGVSNPQNIKSLFSHLIPEVPEVEFGAHLHSHPMTWMEKVEAAFMSGCKRFDSALKGIGGCPMANDDLVGNLATENIVSYFKGNEPLGLDENAFRESMALAAEIFH from the coding sequence ATGAACAACATTAAATTAATCGAATGTCCCAGAGATGCGATGCAGGGATGGGAAACATTTATTCCGACAGCACAAAAGGTGAACTATTTGAATTCGCTTTTGAAAGTTGGTTTTCATACTCTTGATTTCGGGAGTTTTGTTTCACCCAAAGCGATTCCACAGCTCAGGGATACTGCTGAGGTATTATCCGCTTTAGACCTGAGCGCTACCAAAACAAAATTATTGGCGATCGTCGCGAACCTTCGTGGAGCGGAACAAGCGGTTTCCTATGACGAAATCACTTATCTCGGATTTCCTTTTTCCGTTTCAGAAGAGTTTCAGAAGAGGAATACAAATTCAACAATTCAGGAATCTCTGAGTCGGGTTGAAGAGATCCAGAAATTGTGTTTGCAGAAAAATAAAAATCTGGTCATCTATATTTCAATGGGTTTTGGAAATCCTTATGGTGAGCCCTGGAATCCGGAGATTGTTATTCAATGGGTTCGTAAACTGGCGGGAATGGGAATCAAGATCATTGCCTTATCGGATACGGTTGGAGTAAGCAATCCACAGAACATCAAATCACTCTTTTCACATCTGATTCCGGAAGTTCCGGAAGTTGAGTTCGGTGCACATTTGCATTCTCATCCGATGACCTGGATGGAGAAAGTGGAAGCGGCATTTATGAGTGGTTGCAAGCGATTTGATTCCGCTTTGAAAGGAATTGGAGGATGTCCGATGGCCAATGATGATTTGGTTGGAAATCTGGCTACTGAAAATATTGTCTCTTATTTTAAAGGAAACGAACCCCTTGGACTTGATGAAAATGCCTTCAGGGAGTCCATGGCGCTTGCAGCTGAGATATTTCACTGA
- a CDS encoding Hsp20/alpha crystallin family protein, translating to MTLVKFKNAKPVDRFTGIPSIFSDFFSDFVNEEVLPRNVFKSLPAVNISELPESYRVELAAPGMSKGDFKIEVENGVLTIKAEKKEEKQDENSKYTRKEFSYTSFSRTFTMPDHVNTESISAEYVNGVLTLVLPKREEAKKKPVKEIAVS from the coding sequence ATGACACTCGTAAAATTCAAAAACGCTAAACCTGTTGATCGTTTCACAGGAATTCCATCAATTTTTTCCGATTTCTTTTCGGATTTTGTGAATGAAGAAGTATTGCCACGTAATGTTTTTAAATCCCTTCCTGCTGTAAACATCAGCGAATTACCTGAATCCTACCGTGTAGAACTTGCTGCTCCGGGAATGAGTAAAGGTGATTTTAAAATTGAAGTTGAAAATGGTGTACTCACCATTAAAGCGGAGAAGAAGGAAGAAAAACAGGATGAAAATTCCAAATACACCAGGAAAGAGTTTTCGTATACTTCTTTCAGCAGAACATTCACAATGCCGGATCATGTGAATACGGAATCCATTTCAGCTGAGTATGTAAACGGAGTATTAACCTTGGTTCTTCCAAAAAGAGAAGAAGCAAAGAAGAAACCTGTAAAGGAAATAGCAGTATCATAA
- the surE gene encoding 5'/3'-nucleotidase SurE — protein MKRDKPVILVTNDDGITAPGLHNLVQAMEGLGEITVVAPDSPQSGMGHAITINQPLRLDKVEVYPKHQWYQCSGTPVDCVKIAIDKILHRKPDLCVSGVNHGSNSSINVIYSGTMSAAMEGAIEGIPSVGFSLLNYALDADFSAARAYARLIAQNVLKNGLPSGTLLNVNIPNLSLDNIKGVKVCRQAMAKWVEEFDERLDPNKRKYYWLTGKFMNGDKGEDTDEWALTNGYVSVVPVQFDFTAHHAISFLNEQNYDLEKVD, from the coding sequence GTGAAACGTGATAAGCCGGTCATTCTGGTGACCAATGATGATGGAATTACAGCTCCCGGACTGCATAACCTGGTTCAGGCGATGGAGGGATTGGGAGAAATTACAGTGGTTGCACCCGATAGTCCTCAGTCGGGAATGGGGCATGCGATTACGATCAATCAACCATTACGTCTTGACAAAGTTGAGGTGTACCCAAAACATCAGTGGTATCAATGCAGTGGTACGCCGGTAGATTGTGTGAAAATCGCGATCGACAAAATCCTTCACAGGAAGCCGGATCTTTGTGTTTCAGGTGTAAACCATGGAAGTAATTCATCAATCAATGTGATTTATTCCGGAACCATGTCTGCCGCGATGGAAGGAGCAATCGAAGGAATTCCTTCTGTAGGATTTTCTCTTTTGAATTATGCTCTGGATGCGGATTTTTCAGCAGCCCGTGCCTATGCACGTCTCATTGCTCAGAATGTTTTGAAAAATGGATTACCCTCCGGAACTCTGCTGAATGTAAACATTCCGAATCTGAGTCTGGATAATATTAAAGGAGTAAAGGTTTGCCGCCAGGCAATGGCAAAATGGGTAGAAGAATTCGATGAACGTCTGGATCCCAACAAACGCAAATACTATTGGCTGACCGGTAAATTTATGAATGGCGATAAAGGAGAAGACACTGATGAATGGGCATTGACAAACGGATATGTATCCGTTGTTCCTGTTCAGTTTGATTTCACCGCGCATCACGCTATTTCTTTCCTTAATGAACAGAATTATGACCTTGAAAAAGTGGACTAA
- a CDS encoding T9SS type A sorting domain-containing protein: MKQLILFVAILISFDLSAQITITTSDLPSASDTFRVSTGQAFSGMDPTITGANSTWDYSQLTSTSQTVDSFLTVGSTSTVYSIVFFDNVINPNRANQAVRGPSFGLGGQVNISDVYNFFYNSSSAYKQIGFGASVNGAPLPVIYSPHDVVYNLPMNFGDADSSTSGYELDLTSTIGLYFKVNRTRNNIVDGWGSLTTPFGTFDVLRVLTTIHERDSIYIDSLGYGISTPVITTKEYKWLGIGQGIPLLQINTTNNNVVTQITYRDSLPSSSSGINDGVKFQTIRELFPNPTNGKTVLRFQLEHPALVSIEILNPSGQVVSHIQQQKYESGSHISVLNNDTEKLSPGNYFVRLVVDGKASQRQLIVAE; this comes from the coding sequence ATGAAACAACTGATACTCTTCGTCGCTATTCTTATTTCTTTTGATCTTTCAGCACAGATCACCATTACCACCTCGGACTTACCTAGTGCTTCAGACACTTTCCGGGTTAGCACAGGACAAGCATTCTCAGGAATGGACCCAACAATAACAGGTGCCAATTCAACATGGGATTATTCTCAGTTGACTTCCACAAGCCAGACGGTGGATTCGTTTCTGACAGTTGGAAGCACCTCAACTGTTTATTCTATTGTCTTTTTTGACAATGTCATCAATCCTAACAGAGCGAATCAGGCGGTGAGAGGACCATCCTTTGGACTTGGAGGACAAGTCAATATTTCGGATGTCTATAATTTTTTCTACAACTCATCGTCGGCATACAAACAGATTGGTTTTGGAGCCTCAGTGAATGGAGCGCCGTTGCCGGTTATTTATTCACCTCATGATGTTGTTTACAATTTACCCATGAATTTTGGTGACGCGGATTCGTCAACCAGCGGTTATGAACTGGATCTTACTTCAACGATTGGATTGTATTTTAAAGTTAATCGTACACGAAATAACATAGTTGATGGTTGGGGGTCTTTGACTACCCCTTTCGGAACGTTCGATGTACTCAGAGTGTTAACTACTATTCATGAGCGTGATAGTATTTACATTGATTCATTAGGATATGGAATAAGTACACCGGTAATTACTACAAAAGAATACAAATGGTTGGGTATTGGTCAGGGCATTCCACTTTTGCAAATCAATACGACCAACAACAATGTCGTAACACAAATCACCTACAGGGATTCACTTCCTTCTAGTTCGTCAGGAATAAATGATGGAGTTAAGTTTCAGACCATTCGTGAGTTGTTTCCGAACCCTACTAATGGCAAGACAGTTCTTCGCTTTCAACTGGAACATCCTGCTCTTGTGAGTATAGAAATTCTGAATCCTTCCGGACAGGTAGTTTCACATATTCAGCAGCAAAAATATGAATCAGGAAGTCACATTTCTGTGCTCAACAATGACACAGAAAAATTGAGTCCGGGGAATTACTTTGTAAGATTGGTAGTGGATGGAAAAGCCAGCCAGCGACAATTGATTGTTGCTGAATAA
- the lpxB gene encoding lipid-A-disaccharide synthase — MKYYIIAGEASGDLHASNLMKEMKSLEPGATFRAWGGDLMAQQGAVLVKHYRDLAFMGFTEVVMNLRTILKNIELCKKDLLENRPDVLILVDYPGFNLRIAEFAKANGIRVFYYISPQIWAWKQSRVHKIKRTVDKMFVILPFEKDFYKKFDFPVDFVGHPLLDAIAQKRSAFPSRTDFLKKNNLTDKPIIALLPGSRKQEIETMLPLMLSVLSSFPEYQFIIAGAPSQTSAYYKQVLGQYANPVIHDQTYELLSHSEAALVTSGTATLETALLKVPEVVCYKGGIVSYYIARSLIKIKFISLVNLIMNREVVKELIQQELNTENLTSELKKILHTGNREKLLKDYEELAEILGGVGASAKAAKLMIEFSSEKK; from the coding sequence ATGAAGTATTACATAATAGCAGGTGAAGCTTCCGGGGATTTGCACGCGTCGAATCTGATGAAGGAGATGAAATCGCTCGAACCGGGTGCAACTTTCCGTGCCTGGGGTGGGGATCTGATGGCTCAACAAGGTGCGGTGTTGGTGAAACATTACCGGGATCTTGCATTCATGGGATTTACCGAAGTTGTGATGAACCTCCGTACAATCCTGAAAAATATTGAACTCTGCAAAAAGGATTTGCTTGAAAACAGACCGGATGTTTTGATCCTTGTGGATTATCCGGGTTTCAATTTACGTATCGCTGAATTTGCCAAAGCAAACGGTATTCGTGTTTTCTATTATATCTCTCCGCAGATTTGGGCATGGAAACAATCACGTGTGCACAAAATAAAGCGCACGGTAGATAAAATGTTTGTCATCCTGCCTTTTGAAAAGGATTTTTACAAAAAATTTGATTTCCCGGTTGATTTTGTTGGTCATCCATTGCTCGACGCTATTGCACAGAAACGATCAGCATTTCCTTCCAGAACAGATTTTCTGAAGAAAAATAATCTTACCGATAAACCCATCATCGCTTTATTGCCCGGGAGCAGAAAGCAGGAGATCGAGACCATGTTGCCGCTGATGTTATCGGTGTTGTCATCTTTCCCTGAATATCAATTTATCATTGCCGGTGCGCCATCCCAGACGAGTGCTTATTATAAACAAGTATTGGGGCAATATGCCAACCCGGTCATCCATGATCAAACCTACGAATTGCTTTCTCATTCGGAAGCTGCATTGGTAACTTCCGGTACCGCTACTTTGGAAACGGCCTTGCTGAAGGTTCCTGAGGTCGTATGTTATAAAGGAGGAATTGTTTCCTATTATATCGCGAGATCACTGATCAAAATAAAATTTATTTCCCTTGTGAACCTGATTATGAACAGGGAAGTTGTGAAAGAATTGATCCAGCAAGAATTAAACACAGAAAATCTCACTTCAGAATTGAAGAAAATTCTTCATACAGGAAATCGTGAGAAACTTCTGAAGGATTATGAAGAACTTGCTGAAATACTGGGTGGGGTAGGAGCTTCTGCAAAAGCGGCCAAACTGATGATTGAATTCAGTTCAGAAAAAAAATGA
- a CDS encoding DUF4920 domain-containing protein, giving the protein MMKKLTFLIPVAVILLLTACSENKQTGNAFGAAFDTTGAVTMTDLTAQMTGKTSMSCTVKGPIAEVCQSEGCWFTIANETGEPVTIKMKEHSFTVPKDIAGKTAYFHGTALLDTTSVETLRDYAKDAGKSESEIAAIQEPKVELMVEAEGVILR; this is encoded by the coding sequence ATGATGAAAAAACTGACATTTTTAATCCCTGTGGCTGTAATTCTGCTTCTGACAGCCTGTTCCGAAAACAAACAGACCGGAAATGCCTTCGGTGCAGCCTTTGATACGACCGGAGCTGTTACCATGACGGATCTGACTGCTCAGATGACGGGAAAAACCAGCATGTCCTGCACCGTCAAAGGACCTATAGCAGAAGTTTGCCAGTCGGAGGGATGTTGGTTTACAATAGCGAATGAAACCGGGGAACCGGTCACCATTAAAATGAAAGAACATAGCTTTACTGTACCAAAGGATATCGCAGGAAAGACTGCTTATTTCCATGGTACCGCTCTTTTGGACACAACATCAGTTGAAACGCTTCGTGATTATGCAAAAGACGCCGGCAAAAGTGAATCTGAAATCGCTGCCATTCAGGAGCCGAAAGTGGAACTGATGGTCGAAGCCGAAGGCGTGATCCTGCGATGA